From the genome of Pseudoliparis swirei isolate HS2019 ecotype Mariana Trench chromosome 10, NWPU_hadal_v1, whole genome shotgun sequence, one region includes:
- the lhfpl3 gene encoding LHFPL tetraspan subfamily member 3 protein, translated as MIPGAPGTTTTMLPASEAAKIYQTNYVRNSRAIGVLWAIFTILFAIVNVVCFIQPYWIGDGMDTPQAGYFGLFHYCIGNGLSRDLTCQGSFTEFSTIPSGAFKAASFFIGMSMVLVISCIGCFALFFFCRTGTVYKICGWMQLAAGTCLILGCLIYPDGWDSDEVKRMCGEQTDKYTLGACSVRWAYILAIMGILDALILSFLAFVLGNRQDSLMSEELLGDKSGNNAI; from the exons ATGATCCCCGGGGCCCccggcaccaccaccaccatgctCCCCGCCTCCGAGGCTGCCAAAATCTACCAGACCAACTACGTGCGCAACTCGCGCGCCATCGGCGTCCTGTGGGCCATCTTCACCATCCTCTTCGCCATCGTCAACGTGGTGTGCTTCATCCAGCCGTACTGGATCGGAGACGGCATGGACACCCCGCAGGCGGGCTACTTCGGTCTGTTCCACTACTGCATCGGGAACGGGCTGTCCCGGGACTTGACCTGCCAGGGAAGCTTCACCGAGTTCAGCACCATCCCCTCCGGTGCGTTCAAGGCCGCCTCCTTCTTCATCGGCATGTCCATGGTGCTGGTCATCAGCTGCATCGGCTGCTTcgcgctcttcttcttctgcaggacCGGCACCGTGTACAAGATCTGCGGCTGGATGCAGCTGGCTGCAG gaacATGTCTGATTCTGGGCTGCCTGATCTACCCGGACGGCTGGGACAGCGACGAGGTGAAGCGGATGTGCGGCGAGCAGACGGACAAGTACACGCTGGGCGCCTGCTCGGTGCGCTGGGCCTACATCCTCGCCATCATGGGCATCCTGGACGCGCTCATCCTGTCCTTCCTGGCCTTCGTCCTGGGGAACCGGCAGGACAGCCTGATGTCCGAGGAGCTGCTGGGAGACA AGAGCGGCAATAACGCCATATAA